Proteins from a single region of Geothrix sp. PMB-07:
- a CDS encoding serine/threonine-protein kinase, with amino-acid sequence MSAPDLESRLIELARQRGLLTETGMTQPTHPGLPASGAEGLTTESMDFGPRISALLRSGQIQHHDLQALIAELLQEPSFTATVGPGDEPGGTEALSWLGYKDLRILGAGVNALVYRAHDPQLGRWVALKFPQAGRFVVHLLKEARAQASVDHPHVLKVLEVGEHQDRPFIALQLVEGGSLLETASAFSIETRARLIKDVAEGLQAAHDQGLLHLDLKPDNILVDTSDPGRPWAYLTDFGQVMEASQVGGQRCLGAIPYASPEQLAGDAARLDRRSDVFALGATLYTVLAGAPPFDTLDPVARQHTTPVPLRRRNAKLPEDLEAITRKCLNRQPEDRYPSAKALADDLQRYLEGRPVSARPARATYVLGKWAFRNRGLASLGVATLLLLTGLGAWNLLAARRQALHLLHAERSAKDVEGMEQQLRFAHLARLHDRRPAVAKVRETMARILQDMATGGREAFGPCAYALGMGHASLGEWDEARSMLHAAWSHGFRTPACAQAWGEVLTRLFVQGKAAIRVADPQQRQQETQKLQVEFRDPALTSFQAAREGGLHTRYQDAMMAYLKGDRSLAMAEAEAASREASWHYQTDLLRCAILNEQAKEAMLSGDHPAAQRHYLAKLAIAENLVRIAPSDPSNWIVLGDTHWNLWNTDQSQPWMERAAQSYEMALQADPGFPAAYGNLSATMAPMARAADQRGESPLPIYDRGVALAEQGLRHTPADRMNPALCEALLWRAQGIGQLGGDPRPDLERANQVLQELTSRFQPDEKLCNLHVALSKNRAIAAFDHGEDPLPLARETLRWAEELVRFAPGSISREMGVLRERIDIAEWEMELGEPFSTPPVRLEQQSIDLLARLVPAAKSLRRLCLTHLGKARLFKAEELQRSGGDPIPAYQAAMSAFREGIQADPERAPFAQIELANGATWVGTGLQAHGSDPKPLLQEGLVSAQQALASKPHNQEALIAEHMLSYLLARCEGSATRERTGLNRLRQWVKQHPQERRSLQIVMDRWQRSP; translated from the coding sequence GTGAGCGCCCCCGACCTGGAATCCCGGCTGATCGAATTGGCCCGCCAGAGGGGCCTGCTGACCGAAACCGGGATGACTCAGCCGACCCATCCCGGCCTCCCTGCCTCCGGCGCGGAGGGCCTCACCACGGAATCGATGGACTTCGGTCCCCGGATATCCGCGCTGCTCAGGTCTGGACAGATCCAGCATCACGACCTTCAGGCCCTCATCGCCGAGCTTCTGCAGGAACCCAGTTTCACGGCCACGGTGGGCCCTGGAGACGAGCCGGGCGGCACTGAGGCGCTGTCCTGGCTGGGCTACAAGGATCTCCGCATCCTCGGCGCAGGCGTGAACGCCCTGGTCTACCGGGCCCATGATCCCCAGCTGGGTCGCTGGGTGGCCTTGAAGTTCCCCCAGGCGGGACGTTTCGTGGTGCACCTGCTCAAGGAGGCCCGCGCCCAGGCCAGCGTGGACCATCCCCACGTCCTCAAGGTGCTCGAGGTGGGCGAGCACCAGGATCGTCCCTTCATCGCCCTCCAGCTCGTGGAAGGCGGCAGCCTGCTGGAAACCGCTTCCGCCTTCTCCATCGAAACGCGGGCCCGCCTCATCAAGGATGTCGCCGAAGGCCTCCAGGCCGCGCACGACCAGGGTCTGCTCCACCTCGACCTGAAGCCCGACAACATCCTGGTGGACACCTCGGATCCCGGTCGGCCCTGGGCCTACCTCACTGATTTCGGCCAGGTGATGGAGGCGTCCCAGGTGGGCGGCCAGCGATGCCTCGGCGCCATCCCCTACGCCAGCCCTGAACAGCTGGCTGGGGACGCGGCGCGCCTCGACCGGCGGAGCGATGTCTTTGCCCTGGGCGCCACCCTCTACACCGTCCTGGCTGGCGCGCCCCCCTTTGACACATTGGACCCGGTGGCCCGACAGCACACCACCCCGGTCCCTCTGAGGCGGCGGAACGCCAAGCTGCCGGAGGACCTTGAGGCCATCACCCGCAAATGCCTGAACCGGCAGCCCGAGGACCGCTATCCCTCCGCCAAGGCTCTCGCGGATGATTTGCAGCGCTACCTGGAAGGGCGGCCCGTCTCCGCCCGGCCCGCTCGCGCAACCTATGTCCTGGGCAAGTGGGCGTTCCGGAACCGCGGCCTGGCTTCTCTCGGGGTCGCCACCCTACTGTTGCTGACCGGCCTGGGCGCCTGGAACCTCCTCGCCGCACGGCGTCAGGCCCTCCACCTTCTGCATGCGGAGCGCAGCGCCAAGGACGTGGAAGGCATGGAACAGCAGCTGCGGTTTGCCCACCTCGCCCGCCTGCACGACCGCCGCCCCGCCGTGGCCAAAGTGCGGGAAACCATGGCCCGCATCCTCCAGGACATGGCCACGGGCGGCCGTGAGGCGTTCGGTCCCTGCGCCTATGCCCTGGGCATGGGCCATGCCAGCCTCGGAGAATGGGACGAGGCCCGCAGCATGCTGCATGCAGCCTGGAGCCATGGTTTCCGGACCCCGGCCTGTGCCCAGGCCTGGGGCGAGGTGCTGACCAGGCTCTTCGTCCAAGGGAAAGCCGCCATCCGGGTGGCGGACCCCCAGCAGCGGCAACAGGAAACCCAGAAACTCCAGGTGGAATTCCGGGATCCCGCCCTGACCAGCTTCCAGGCAGCCCGTGAGGGCGGACTCCACACCCGCTATCAGGACGCCATGATGGCCTACCTGAAGGGCGACCGTTCCCTGGCGATGGCCGAAGCCGAGGCGGCAAGCCGTGAGGCGTCCTGGCACTACCAAACGGACCTGCTCCGCTGCGCCATTCTCAATGAGCAAGCCAAGGAAGCGATGCTGAGCGGTGATCATCCTGCTGCCCAGCGGCACTACCTGGCCAAACTCGCCATCGCCGAAAACCTGGTGCGGATAGCCCCCAGCGATCCCTCAAATTGGATCGTGCTGGGAGACACGCATTGGAATCTGTGGAACACCGATCAGTCCCAGCCATGGATGGAGCGGGCGGCGCAATCGTACGAGATGGCGCTCCAGGCTGATCCCGGCTTTCCAGCGGCCTATGGAAACCTGTCCGCGACGATGGCACCTATGGCCCGGGCTGCGGATCAGCGTGGAGAAAGCCCCCTGCCCATCTACGACCGAGGAGTGGCCCTGGCGGAGCAGGGCCTTCGCCACACGCCCGCGGATCGCATGAACCCCGCGCTCTGCGAGGCCCTGCTCTGGCGGGCCCAGGGGATCGGACAGTTAGGCGGAGACCCTCGCCCCGATCTTGAGCGGGCCAACCAGGTTCTGCAGGAACTCACCAGCCGCTTCCAGCCCGATGAAAAACTCTGCAACCTCCATGTAGCCCTTTCCAAAAACCGCGCCATTGCCGCCTTCGACCATGGTGAAGATCCCCTCCCCCTCGCCCGGGAAACCCTGCGCTGGGCAGAGGAACTGGTGCGTTTCGCGCCAGGAAGCATCAGCCGGGAAATGGGGGTGCTCCGGGAAAGGATTGACATCGCCGAGTGGGAGATGGAATTGGGTGAGCCTTTTTCCACGCCGCCGGTTCGGCTGGAGCAGCAATCCATCGACCTGCTCGCACGCCTGGTTCCTGCGGCGAAGTCTCTCCGAAGGCTATGCCTCACCCACCTTGGGAAAGCCCGCCTCTTCAAGGCGGAAGAGCTTCAGCGCTCCGGAGGTGATCCCATTCCAGCCTATCAAGCGGCCATGAGCGCCTTCCGGGAGGGTATCCAGGCGGATCCGGAGCGAGCCCCCTTCGCCCAAATCGAATTGGCGAACGGCGCCACCTGGGTGGGCACCGGGCTTCAAGCCCATGGCTCGGATCCCAAACCTCTGCTTCAAGAGGGGCTGGTATCTGCCCAACAAGCCCTGGCAAGCAAGCCACACAATCAAGAAGCCCTCATCGCGGAACACATGCTCAGCTACCTGCTGGCACGATGCGAAGGCTCCGCTACCCGCGAGCGGACGGGACTAAACCGTCTCCGCCAGTGGGTCAAACAGCACCCCCAAGAGCGGAGGAGCCTGCAAATCGTGATGGATCGCTGGCAACGAAGTCCTTAG
- a CDS encoding DUF1349 domain-containing protein, which produces MRIRTRGTILHLAAALMAAGCYGFASETAQPAATVTLKALPRPLSWRNQPKAFQVIGDDGLAITAATGTDLYPSDGKLNATAPMLLFPADESFVLTVQVKVDFRKEFDGGFLVAWADDQHWTKLLFEKSHYGPSSVCSAVTKGEVDDCVNGDIAGNTVWLRVTRNGDEMAFYDSLDGKSWTYVRLFKFPSKGPLRLGFASQAPVSDQCRTVFSHISYKPKPPAEFWSGEPAK; this is translated from the coding sequence ATGCGTATCCGTACCCGTGGAACGATCCTTCATCTCGCCGCTGCCCTGATGGCCGCGGGTTGCTATGGCTTCGCCTCGGAGACTGCCCAGCCAGCCGCCACAGTCACCCTGAAGGCCCTGCCCCGCCCTCTCTCGTGGAGGAACCAGCCCAAGGCCTTCCAGGTGATCGGAGACGATGGGCTGGCCATCACCGCCGCCACGGGCACGGACCTCTATCCTTCGGACGGCAAACTCAATGCGACCGCGCCCATGCTGCTGTTTCCCGCGGACGAATCCTTCGTACTGACGGTGCAGGTGAAGGTGGACTTCCGCAAAGAATTCGATGGTGGCTTCCTGGTGGCCTGGGCCGACGATCAGCACTGGACCAAGCTGCTTTTCGAGAAGAGCCACTACGGCCCATCTTCGGTGTGCTCTGCCGTCACCAAGGGCGAGGTGGATGACTGCGTGAACGGCGACATCGCGGGCAACACCGTCTGGCTGCGCGTGACCCGAAACGGCGATGAGATGGCCTTCTACGATTCCCTGGACGGGAAAAGCTGGACCTACGTCCGCCTCTTCAAGTTCCCGAGCAAAGGCCCCCTGCGCCTCGGCTTCGCCTCGCAGGCCCCCGTCTCGGATCAGTGCCGGACCGTGTTTTCCCACATCTCTTACAAGCCGAAGCCCCCGGCGGAATTCTGGTCGGGTGAGCCCGCCAAATAG
- a CDS encoding two-component regulator propeller domain-containing protein produces the protein MAQGLSQSTVYCSLQDSRGFLWFGTEDGLNRYDGVRFKVFRREEGNPASLGGNWVTSLVEDPHRNLWIGTMAGGINRLDRATERIQRFLPTAPSGGGNPTLDVTAMGLDAEGNLWVGTYGRGLLMAAKDQLGRPQPTFRHFEPTPGRPSDLPGINVHAIFTDSRGDLWIGFQDGGAVRLMRGTAHGTPRFERLDTEDQRLHQSAPTNVNSIAEDDQGVVWVGDDHGLFAWVPGESGWQRHVHRPADKESLGMDVVRRVYRDGAGVIWVGTDGGGLQRMLPRPRPGDQPRFKAFLHDNADASSLAANGVESIMEDASGVLWVGSYVSGLNKLVLNRDEKVVRERHPLSQFRHAPADPTSLNGGAVNAVLVDRRGQLWVGTEGAGLNRGTPRGERLAFERIRASIGQPGALQDEVITTLYEDREGRLWAGSYMGGLIRIEQKAPAGPPRFTHYKNDPKRADSMASNFVECILQDRRGRLWVGTVDGGLHQFHPDKGTFTRVALAPKGEPGTNSVYSMVEDAFGTLWLGTLEGVLRFRPDTGEVRAYRANGRPGSLSHPNAFALHLSPTGVLWIGTNGGGLCRTVIPPWQGPEPTFAHFGTADGLPSNVVESILEDRHGTLWLSTSRALCAFDPEPGRGRNLGWQENHLGNEYVRNASFMTPEGEMFFGGTKGLNVFHPEDLKLNPEPPRLAMTGFQILNQPVPVLTPFRGRTALERSITESPEITLTHGDLVFSLEFAALHYVAPGRNTYTYTMEGLEQGWSEAGERNFVTYSTLPPGQYTLKVRASNCDGQWNPEPLQLRIKVLPPWWGTWWFRLAAGLALVAGVGGLIQYRLRSLRSHNAELEARVAQRTEALAAANQKLLEVDQQRESLTAMLVHDLRSPLTSIHATLDLLEDRGTFDLTAIERCRLASRRMIDMLTDLLDIFRSQERDMVLDCGPIHLPEVLGATYASYQAQAHQKGLALDVDYHWELPLVIGDRAKVERAVANLVGNALKFTPKGGRISISASLDVPEDPRWMEVRVSDTGRGIPKEELPTLFDPYRQIQARDADLGAGLGLAIVKRIMDAHAGEVRVESEEGHGTTFVLRFPLRQENRQSLL, from the coding sequence ATGGCCCAAGGCCTATCGCAGAGCACCGTATATTGCAGCCTGCAGGATAGTCGTGGGTTCCTGTGGTTCGGCACGGAGGACGGCCTGAACCGCTACGACGGGGTGCGCTTCAAGGTCTTCCGCAGGGAGGAGGGAAACCCCGCCAGCCTCGGTGGCAATTGGGTCACCAGCCTGGTGGAGGATCCGCACCGGAACCTGTGGATCGGCACCATGGCCGGCGGTATCAACCGCCTGGATCGGGCCACCGAGCGCATCCAGCGTTTCCTCCCCACGGCCCCTTCCGGTGGCGGCAACCCCACCCTGGATGTCACGGCCATGGGCCTGGATGCCGAAGGCAATCTCTGGGTCGGCACTTACGGCCGCGGCCTCCTGATGGCCGCCAAGGATCAGCTGGGGCGGCCGCAGCCGACCTTCCGCCATTTCGAGCCCACTCCGGGAAGGCCCAGCGACCTGCCAGGGATCAATGTGCACGCCATCTTCACGGACAGCCGCGGCGATCTCTGGATCGGCTTCCAGGATGGCGGGGCCGTGCGGCTGATGCGCGGCACAGCCCACGGAACCCCCCGCTTCGAGCGCCTGGACACCGAGGACCAGCGGTTGCACCAAAGCGCGCCCACCAACGTGAACAGCATCGCCGAGGATGACCAGGGCGTGGTGTGGGTGGGAGATGACCATGGCCTGTTCGCCTGGGTTCCCGGCGAGTCTGGATGGCAGCGGCATGTCCATCGCCCGGCCGACAAGGAGAGCCTGGGCATGGATGTGGTCCGGCGGGTCTACCGGGATGGCGCCGGGGTGATCTGGGTCGGTACCGATGGTGGTGGCCTGCAGCGCATGCTCCCGCGGCCCAGGCCCGGCGACCAGCCCCGATTCAAGGCCTTCCTTCACGACAACGCCGATGCTTCCAGCCTGGCCGCGAACGGCGTGGAGTCGATCATGGAGGATGCCTCCGGGGTGCTCTGGGTGGGCTCCTATGTGTCGGGCCTGAACAAGCTCGTCCTCAACCGCGATGAGAAAGTCGTGCGGGAACGCCATCCGCTGAGCCAGTTCCGGCATGCACCGGCGGACCCGACCAGCCTCAATGGCGGAGCCGTGAATGCCGTGCTGGTAGACCGCCGTGGCCAGCTCTGGGTGGGCACCGAAGGCGCAGGGCTCAACCGCGGCACACCCAGGGGCGAGCGCCTCGCCTTCGAGCGCATCCGCGCCTCCATCGGCCAGCCCGGAGCCCTGCAGGATGAGGTCATCACCACCCTCTATGAGGACCGGGAGGGCCGTCTCTGGGCGGGGTCCTACATGGGCGGCCTGATCCGCATCGAACAGAAAGCACCGGCCGGGCCACCCCGTTTCACCCATTACAAGAACGATCCCAAGCGCGCGGATTCCATGGCCAGCAACTTCGTGGAGTGCATCCTCCAGGATCGCCGTGGGCGCCTCTGGGTGGGCACGGTGGATGGCGGCCTTCACCAGTTCCATCCCGACAAGGGCACCTTCACTCGGGTTGCCCTGGCACCCAAAGGCGAGCCCGGCACCAACAGCGTGTATTCGATGGTGGAAGACGCCTTTGGGACGCTTTGGCTGGGCACCCTGGAAGGCGTGCTCCGCTTCCGCCCCGACACCGGTGAGGTCAGGGCCTACCGGGCCAATGGCCGACCCGGCTCCCTCAGCCATCCCAATGCCTTCGCCCTGCACCTCAGTCCAACCGGGGTGCTGTGGATCGGCACCAATGGCGGTGGCCTCTGCCGCACTGTGATTCCGCCCTGGCAGGGCCCGGAACCCACGTTCGCCCATTTTGGAACGGCAGACGGGCTGCCCAGCAACGTGGTGGAGAGCATTCTGGAAGACCGGCATGGCACGCTGTGGCTCAGCACCAGCCGAGCCCTCTGCGCCTTCGATCCCGAGCCGGGCCGGGGCCGGAACCTGGGCTGGCAGGAGAACCACCTGGGCAATGAGTACGTGCGGAACGCCTCCTTCATGACCCCCGAGGGTGAGATGTTCTTCGGGGGCACGAAGGGCTTGAACGTGTTTCACCCGGAGGATCTGAAACTCAACCCCGAACCGCCCCGCCTGGCCATGACGGGTTTCCAGATCCTCAATCAGCCGGTGCCCGTGCTGACGCCGTTCCGGGGGAGGACGGCCCTGGAACGGTCCATCACGGAGAGCCCGGAGATCACCCTCACCCACGGGGACTTGGTGTTCTCCCTGGAATTCGCAGCCCTGCACTACGTCGCCCCAGGCCGCAACACTTACACCTACACCATGGAGGGCCTGGAGCAGGGCTGGAGCGAAGCAGGCGAACGCAACTTCGTCACCTATTCCACCCTGCCCCCGGGCCAGTACACCCTGAAGGTGCGGGCGTCCAACTGCGATGGCCAGTGGAACCCGGAACCTCTCCAACTGCGAATCAAGGTGCTGCCCCCCTGGTGGGGCACCTGGTGGTTCCGGCTCGCTGCGGGGCTGGCCCTGGTCGCCGGCGTGGGCGGCCTCATCCAATACCGCCTGCGCAGCCTGCGGAGCCACAACGCAGAACTGGAAGCCCGCGTGGCCCAGCGCACCGAGGCCCTGGCGGCGGCCAATCAGAAGCTGTTGGAAGTGGATCAGCAGCGCGAAAGCCTCACGGCCATGCTGGTGCATGACCTACGCTCGCCGCTCACCTCCATCCACGCGACCCTGGATCTCCTGGAAGACCGAGGCACGTTTGACCTCACGGCCATCGAGCGCTGCCGCCTGGCCAGCCGCCGCATGATCGACATGCTGACGGATCTGCTGGACATCTTCCGCTCCCAGGAGCGGGACATGGTGCTGGATTGCGGCCCCATCCACCTGCCCGAAGTGCTGGGCGCCACCTATGCCTCGTACCAGGCCCAGGCCCACCAGAAGGGCCTCGCCTTGGATGTGGACTACCACTGGGAGCTGCCGCTGGTCATCGGCGACCGGGCCAAGGTGGAGCGGGCCGTCGCCAACCTGGTGGGCAACGCCCTGAAGTTCACCCCCAAGGGCGGGCGCATCAGCATCAGCGCCTCACTGGATGTTCCCGAGGATCCCCGTTGGATGGAAGTAAGGGTCTCTGATACGGGCCGGGGGATTCCCAAGGAAGAACTGCCCACGCTCTTTGACCCCTACCGGCAGATCCAGGCCCGGGATGCCGATCTCGGGGCGGGCCTGGGCCTGGCCATCGTCAAGCGCATCATGGATGCCCATGCCGGGGAGGTGCGCGTGGAAAGCGAGGAAGGCCATGGCACCACCTTCGTGCTGCGCTTTCCGCTGAGGCAAGAAAATCGACAGTCCCTGCTCTGA
- a CDS encoding MqnA/MqnD/SBP family protein translates to MTAKTFTIAHSPDSDDAYMMAPLALGWLDPEGFDIEFIRKDIEQLNAEATESRYDVTAISFGAYPELKDRYDLLTAGSSIQEGTGPLVVSRTPLDMAALKGLRIAIPGRRTSAYLSMRKWCAEHGFEPQVELLSFDQILPAVVEGRFEAGLLIHESQLMYRDAGLRLVVDLGAWWKHAYDLPLPMGGNAIRKDLPADVKQRFAILMRKSVELARERHWESVDYSQSFGRGMDREMIGRYVNAWVNDFTVDPGPRGREAVTKLLGLEPVWIQG, encoded by the coding sequence ATGACCGCCAAGACGTTCACCATCGCTCACAGCCCTGATTCCGACGATGCCTACATGATGGCGCCCCTGGCCCTGGGCTGGCTGGATCCGGAAGGCTTCGACATCGAGTTCATCCGCAAGGACATCGAGCAGCTCAATGCCGAGGCCACCGAAAGCCGCTACGACGTGACGGCCATCAGCTTCGGCGCCTACCCCGAGCTGAAGGACCGCTACGACCTGCTGACCGCTGGTTCCAGCATCCAGGAGGGCACGGGGCCCCTGGTGGTGAGCCGCACGCCCCTGGATATGGCCGCCCTCAAGGGCCTGCGCATCGCCATTCCGGGCCGCCGCACCAGCGCCTACCTCTCCATGCGGAAGTGGTGTGCCGAGCACGGCTTCGAGCCCCAGGTGGAACTGCTGTCCTTCGATCAGATTCTGCCTGCCGTGGTGGAAGGCCGCTTTGAAGCGGGCCTGCTCATCCACGAGAGCCAGCTCATGTACCGCGATGCGGGCCTGCGCCTGGTCGTCGACCTGGGCGCCTGGTGGAAGCACGCCTACGATCTGCCCCTGCCCATGGGCGGCAACGCCATCCGCAAGGATCTGCCCGCCGACGTGAAACAGCGCTTCGCCATCCTCATGCGCAAGAGCGTCGAGCTGGCGCGGGAGCGGCACTGGGAGAGCGTGGACTACAGCCAATCCTTCGGCCGCGGCATGGACCGCGAAATGATCGGCCGCTACGTGAACGCCTGGGTGAACGATTTCACGGTGGATCCAGGCCCGCGCGGGCGCGAAGCGGTGACCAAGCTGCTGGGGCTTGAGCCCGTCTGGATCCAGGGCTGA
- a CDS encoding NAD(P)H-dependent oxidoreductase subunit E has protein sequence MNGCGVCSCGGATGEADLMLRLDETIQQYQTVPGGLIPVLQIAQGIYGHLPEPALLRICSGLNKSYSEVAGVVSFYSFFSTEPRGRHTIRVCLGTACYVRGAHRVLAALKQTLGVEVGQTTPNLQFTLEVARCLGACGIAPACMVDSVVHQSIKPNQIASILQSYE, from the coding sequence ATGAACGGCTGTGGCGTGTGTTCCTGCGGAGGCGCAACTGGCGAGGCGGACCTGATGCTGCGCCTGGATGAAACGATTCAGCAGTACCAGACCGTGCCGGGGGGCCTCATCCCCGTGCTGCAGATCGCCCAGGGCATCTACGGTCACCTGCCAGAGCCCGCGCTCCTGCGGATCTGCTCGGGGCTGAACAAGTCCTACAGCGAGGTGGCGGGCGTGGTGAGCTTCTACAGCTTCTTCTCCACGGAGCCGCGGGGCCGCCACACCATCCGTGTCTGCCTGGGTACGGCCTGCTATGTGCGCGGCGCCCACCGCGTGCTGGCCGCCCTCAAGCAAACCCTGGGGGTCGAGGTGGGGCAAACCACGCCCAACCTCCAGTTCACGCTGGAGGTGGCGCGCTGCCTCGGCGCCTGCGGCATCGCGCCCGCCTGCATGGTGGATAGCGTGGTGCACCAGAGCATCAAGCCCAACCAGATCGCTTCGATCCTCCAATCCTACGAATGA